tttgaagttcTAGAGTTGGTGATACCATTCTTGCAGCAcgtactttttttttctcaattattatAATGAAAGGCTAGAAACtttattctcaattattataattacttGATTCTCCTGGCTTACTTTAGCTTTCAAAATTTACAGATGCATGCAGAAGCTGGAAATGGTCAGTATGAAATGGCTTTGGGGTACACTGCTTGTACATATGCTGCTGACAACTTGATTTTCATGCGCGAAGTTGTTAGGACTATTGCAAATAAACATGGCCTGTTGGCAACGTTTGTCCCCAAGTAAGTTGTAACTTTTCTTATTTTGACCAATGTTTTCTACCTCATCTTCTGGTCATGGCCTATAGTTTCTGATattttttgcttttgctttagATGAAACTCAAATggttcattaaaatatttattttgtcatGTAGTGGTATTGCAGATGAAGGGTTTATTGAATGTCTACTAGTATACCAATTTATGCTTTATCATTCCAACTGAGTTAGTGAATCTTTCTGATTATATAATAGATATTATGGGAGGCTCGTCTGATAATcatttgaattgagttaaacTTCATATATTAGTCAATGCTGTGAGGCTTCCATGCATGTTTTGCCCTTAACATTAGAAACTTGGAATacctaacattttaactatgTTTCTCTGCCCAGGTATGCTTTGGATGACATAGGTTCTGGATCCCATGTGCATCTCAGTTTATGGCAGAATGGACAAAATGTTTTCCAAGCATCTTATGCATCTTCTCAGCATGGAATGTCTAAAGTTGGAGAGGAGTTCATGGCAGGGGTTTTAGATCATCTTCCCTCAATTTTGTCATTCACAGCACCACTTTCAAATAGGTTTATTCTCTACTTCTTGCACACGTGTATTTGCTGCACATGATAATATTCTTGTAATGCATTCATGTATTCTAAAAATACTTTGATTTTATGttcaacttttttttgtctttaGTTATGATCACGTACAACCTAATACATGGAGTGGAGCATATCAATGTTGGGGCAAAGAAAACAGAGAAGcacattgtattttttattaccttgcaatGTGTATAGTCATAGCCAGGTTAAACTAGTTAATATgtttctcatatgtattatttattttagttttgattctaaattttatttttactttaatatttacgacaacttgagttctaacttttggattttaattgtgttattaatttattattttaaattctaaaactaaattcattaatttttatatttagttttaaagttaaaattttcatagaaaattttaaataatatttttaatccttaaaagtatatttaaagttcaaatttaaaaaataaaacataatataatacttatcataaaaataaatattatttgattaaaataattttttttaaatgttatgtttttagtggcgtttttgcgagaagcgtcgctaaaggcttgttctatagtggcgtttgtggaaaaagcgccgctaaaggtcttgatctatagcggcgatTTTTCCAGGTCTTGAgttatagcggcgtttgtgggaaaggCGCTGCTAAAGGccttgatctatagcggcgtttgtgcaaatgcgccgctaaaggtcctgatctatagcggcgtttgtgggaaaagcgtcgctaaaggtcatgatctatagcggcatttatttctaaaaacgcctCAAAAGTTTACGGCGTTGACAACAGTGGCATTTTTTGCGACGCTttcaaaaacgccacaaatacttttagcggcgctttttaaaggcataaaaaaacgccgctaaaaacctgttttggtgtagtgtttcACAtaatcccaccccatgcatgtgatatggcgatttcacatattacatatatagATCACTTTATACACTTATGCATGTAAATATGCTCTCATAATCACTTATCACATAATATTCACTTTTAACATGAATAACATGCTTTATCACATTAGATCATAGATCATGATTTATTACacaaatatacacatatatcgCATATATTTAAACCATCACATATAACACATGAGTCATACATCACATATCATGAGCATGAGATCTACACATATAACACAATCACaatcataagcatatcatttgTCATGTATTTCATAGATCCACTTGGTTAGAAGACTTACTTGGTAtctgtaatacccgattttggcccgggtAAAAGGCCCAAATTAAAATGGGCCTATGAGGCCCAAAACCCGAATACAGTTACCCAAAACAGATgaaaaaccctagggtttctaagctTCAGCCGCCGCAACTCCAATCGTCCACACAGGTCAAATCTCTACGCAATCTTCACCTGCATgagaaggaaataaacaaaaatagaaagaaaatcgAAAGATTGAGAATCAAATCCAATAGATTTACTTTCtatgttgttattttgttataaaaggccATTAAGAATATTGTAAAAGGGGGATTttcgaaatcaataaaaatacgATTATATTCACAGCAAAACAGAGTATACAAGCAGAGAATAAAAATCACAAAcagaaattcagaaaaaaaaagagagaaaggaaaatagATTAAAAGGTAGTAATTTATTTCCTTCGTTTCCTCTTTTCTTCGATTTGATTTATTGTAATACAAAAAGTAAAGGGAAAGTAGGGGAAATACCTGGCGACGCCTTCAATCTACGCAAAAGGAGCCAATAAGCCCTTTGGGGTGCGACTCTGACCACCTTCCACGGTGGGATCGCGGTAGAGGCGCGGCGGCGTAGAAGCTAGGgttgaaaccctagcagagtaatcaagttttttatttttcctctgctgctaatgattttttttgggaaaaaatgatttaaatagtGGTactaaacggtgccgttttaggCGCAGTCCTCAGTGttgaaaacggcgtcgttttgccGTGGATCGACCCGAGTCCGACTCGACCCGACCTAGGATCCGAgtgtttttgagcggaggggtaaattgcgcttttagcccctccgccttttaatgtttttgtaattaagtttttttttatttttttaatttacccttttatttatttttatttcaatttggtctaatttgaacggcgtcgtttaaaAGAGAAGGAACAATTTCCTTTCCAGCCCCTCTGCATTTTTTGCGCGTTCAGTATGGTCCTTGAGACTTCAATTATTTGCGAATTTGCCCTATTTTttatcacattttaaaattagtcattttagaattaattgatttcaaaatattttcttttttctttttctttttaagtttatacatgtaattattatttttatgatttatatatttattaccttatatatatatgtacgtatatatatattataccttctatacatattttataatttctatatatatatatatatatgaaatcatTATCTTTATgatctatatatttattaacttatatatatgtacatatatattatactttcatccatattttataatttctatatatatatttttctttattctcatgaatgtattatatatataaatatatttttatataaattttatatttttccataatttcaatgtatatatttgtactttcttttctttattttttatatgtttgttgatttatgttttcatattttttattttgcttatttatttgatactttgcatgacatttttctatttatttgtttatcttatttctatacaattgtcgtatttattattgttatttgctATTGCGACATTTATACACgcattcaatataacattacatcattttttttctccatttcaaacttttcaaaattaagataatgcttgtatttaggattttcaaggaaattgagtcctaacgtattgggttccgattttcttcgttaaatctaacaatcgagcatttctctttaatcaaaaaataagaactcatttttgggaattcaacatgttgtgtcctaacgtattggatgtgacgcattgatttctcgaaatgaaattttttctaaaaaataagaaaggaaatattccgagtttggacttttggaggaattgtgccctaacgtattgtgccgcgatttcttaaatcttgaataaatggatattcttttaaatttttattacaagagtattctggcctaattcatttttgaggaaattagaatgtcgtgccctaacgcattgggtgtggcattttctttctctgaaatgataagggtcttaatacataatgtttaaagtttttgctaaggattatatttttcaaattttcgacattaagacattagttaattaactaggtaccaattttttgggtgttatgagggtgctaatccttcctcatacataaccgactcccggactcgtttttctaaaattcgtagaccaaagtcatttttaggtgatccaatcacacctcgataaaagattggtggcgactcccaattttcattttttaaagttgacaatctaaattttttgtttttcaaaaaaaatggtttcgacagcttggcgactccgctggggacattttttttcaaaaaaagagagtcgagccacaaagttgattaatttttgtattatggtcgagaaaaatgttttttaaaactcatgacatcctttcgcatttattatcttattacttaaatattgtttgcattatacatttcatgagttgaacaattttacccttttaagtgggagtgagaagctacgccttcgtgaggttttcacctccgtgtagggtagtggattgcttcctggatacatccgtacctatgtcttcgtgagattttcatctccgtgtagccatagggaaatgtattcccctgaaccgaactcgatctatatgagcctataatgggtgaggattgaggaatctgctggttcgggtacctttacccTAGAAGCCgaacttcatataatgaacgttaggaatccaccctaggtagaactatactaaaccctagtagatatccaattagggatttttactatttcttgattatatcttATGTTTCTATGTGATACTgacttttggtgttttatttgcatgacatggcatttcatttcatcgtAAAAGGCATCAGTccatattcagttgctagatagaaggcttatcatggaaagagggtttcttgataaagtggaggacaatgcggttgtccgaacttggtctgaaacaaagcagcaagaaaagggtgatagtttggctAACGAGCATATATCAGAGTTATGGGACTTTACGCAtatcagtgtaactcaaaacaatttgcaggaATTAAAGGAAATCTGGGGTCAGTGGAGTGATGAGGTTAGacagttattttataataattatggggatttgccttatttgcttgatgtaaaggtagacaagcatttgtttcaAGCCCTTGCCCAGTtctggaatcctgcttacagctATTTTACGTTTGGGAAGGTCGATTTGGTGTCTACGATAGAGGAATATAtggctttactccgatgttcaaagtttcaagtggacagAGTCTATTCGAGAGTGGTAAATGTaccaaccttttcaaagaagtTGATGAGTGTAACAggaatgagtgagcagtgggttgtcGCACGAATTAAGCAAAAAGGTGCGTCTCTTGGAGAAgcttgaaagatgcaattctcacacacccagatgtaatgaaaaggttagatgtttttgctttaagtatatacagtttggttgtcttccctaaagccttggggtatgtggatgaagcagtcactgatttattcgaccggctcgataagaaggttacactgattccagcaattttggcagaaactttcaggtcattgagtgcatgctGGAAGACGGGCGAAGGTAcatttattggatgtgcacagcttctactcgcatggtttcacagtcacttttggaaggtggataaagtttcgtatcgggttttctctgaaaattattcaccactaaaggagatagtcGCTACGCCAAGGAGAGACGACATTTCGAAGGAgaagtggatggcaattcttcaaaatcttcgaGAGGAGgacgttgagtggagagctccttggttacttccagatgagatcctgtataggtgtggtagttttgattgggttcctttgcTAGGGGTTTGGGGAGCTGCTGGAtatgccccattattggtgctaaggcaatataggtcaaggcaatttatacctgcaacccaagggatagctgaatgtgaattttcgtacaaggacgatggttatagaaagaagattcaagagatggCTAGTGCGTGGAAACAAACTCGCCGGATGAAGAGGCTAGCTGTGGGTCcaatgacaactcctgagtatcaTGAATGGTGGGCTAGGAGGATTAATGATAATACACCTAAGTTAAATCAGGAAGACAGCCAGtcaatagaagagcatttgcgagtcattccttctgagttggaaatcataaggCAAGATTTTGAGAGTAGAAATGCGGATTTGGAGAAaaagatagagcaaatggaggcAGAAAAGACGAACTTAAGATTGGATATAGACGTTCAGAAGCTTGAAAATGAGaagttaaagaaagagaaaaacaaggctgaggaagagctgggtagtctgaagacgaattataaaaaaatacgtTTGTCAATGAGAACTGCTGCGCTGGGAAAGACTTCAGAACAATGGCGAGCagaaatccaagaagaaaaggacaaagccGATAGATAAGAACAGACATGTCAGGAGATGCAGAGACAAAATGAAgttttagaaaagagtttgtcagaaagccaaagGGAAAAAGGCGAGCTAAAGGATAGGGTGGTTGTGTTGGAAGGATGTCTTCGTCAATATCGAAATCGAAATTTGggaaaagagttgaaagctagcttgagcaagattgaagaaatgaagaaaagaatcgaagagctagaaacggagctgcaaaattgtgagatccagaTCAAGCACTTGAAAGGAAACGAGAGTCGTAATAATAAACAGCTTCATCATTTTCAGAGTCAAGTTAGAAGCAGAGATCATCTTATAgaggaagctgtggtccagattcgagaagtagctgatcatataCAGACTTTAGCAGTACAAGCTGACAcactgagtgtgaagtatgaattagaatcggatcggggacaagaattagctttgttaagaaagattagagttctgggtactagggcaaagtcttatttgtaattcactttatgtaaaggaatttaatttctagtaaagttttcttatatggaattgaatcaaaattgatgcctttctgcattcatttcatgcattgcattgtttcatatgcattaagAAATACATCAagggattctaattaatttaaatcactcctcagttaatctggaaaccaaccagccTACCAAACACCACTACAgtactcgatcaaaaactaaggatatggatcaaaggatggaaagactagaacaatcccaaaaggaaatgcaggagcagcttcaaaagcaaatgaatgagcaaagaaaagatgatagacaaaatgatggaatctcaaggagtatgatggctcgattaactcaatggttcaacaaaggaactgataaaggaaaaggctctgtgctcaatattgaagaaggagacaatgagggacctgTCTATCCTCCGGACTTTACCCCACAacaagttgagatatacccgcGTAGGTCCTCTATTACCATTAATCCTCCGGGCGACGCTGCAACGCCAATGAATCTTCAGGCaagatcaggctctaaccccggagccaaccttgttaatcctgctatccctgacttcgatgaaacggctggaaaggagaaaatgaatggtgaATTGTCAAAACAGCTCgaagaaaagtataaatggtTGGAAGAAAAATTTAGAGCAATGAAAAATACTGAAAGCTATTATGGGGctgatgctaaagaattgagcttggttccTGATTTAGTGCTCCCTTACAAGTTTAAAATGCCTGAGCTTGAGAAGTACAATAgaactagtagccccgaagctcatataactatgttttgtaggcggatgactaggtatgttaataatgaccagtTGCTGATACATTatttccaggatagcctcgtAGGGGCAGCAtataaatggtacaatcaattgagccgtaccatGATTGGTTCATGAAGGGATTTAGCGCAGGCATTCATAAAAcaatacagtcatgtgacaaatatggttcctgatagaatcaccttgcagaatttggaaaagaaatcaaatgaaagctttaggcagtacgcacagagatggagggaggtcgccGTCCAAGTTCAACCACCGCTCCTGGAAAGGGAAATGACAATgctattcataaatacattgaatgctccgttcatcacacatatgttagggagtgccacaaaaagcttttctgacataatcatgaatggtgaaatgattgaaagtgccataaggagcggaaagattgatgctggaggaaataacagaaggcaagcctcaaaagaaaaagaaaatgaggtgaacagcgtGAACACGTACAATAAATCGATTACTAATCAAaagggttcatcaagacaagaatcataTGTGAAGCAAGGTACTGAAaaactccagttcacgccaattccaatgtcatacaaggagctgtatcaaatcttattcgatgcgcatgttgtttcaCCTTTACCtgtgaagcctccacagcctccgtatcccaaatggtacgacgcaagtgcacaatgcgattatcataCGGGAATTACAGGACACTCtatagagaattgcattaccttctaaaagctagttgaaaaattcatcaacatgggtattgtcaagatGGATGGCTCATCTAGTACCCAGTCATGAttgaatgcaatatatgaagGGGTGCCGAGAAGTGTTCACGATgaaacaactgaagaagggaccttgtcAGATTTtcacccttataaacttgggagtgttctaaataattagactgcagaagaaaCCCTTGCAGTATTTAGAGAttactcagagtaatgttcaaaacacacttgttgccttcagcctagaggcaataagaattcctttatgaaataggctcatgtctgaacgtcgttattctaataaaatacatctttgcattcattttttttaagccaatattctttcattcttttcgaataattatactttcattctttcgaatcttcttccatattattcttttatttcattcataattgtacaaattattattcatacattcttttattGGTACCTgctatgggtccccagatatcaatgacatgagtgatgctGTTACGTACTCAGAAGTTCCTTTTGAGTGGGATtggtgtttagagggatctcataactttaaagatgacatagattgtagcctattttcagacttgttgaggatggtagaacaggaaTGAAATCTTACCTCATgaggagacaatggagattgtgaccttaagGGAACATGCATAAGAAATGAAGCAGAACCTTCTTGAGTTACTtcaaagagttcaaagatgtcttcgtatgGTCATATCAGGATATGCTTGGGTAAGCACTGACATTGTAATCTGAACAACAATACGATATCaaaaatttacagtatgttcaagattaacatcatgaacgatgCATTTAGGATTCTTTGCCGGGACAATGCCTTCTTCTTTGGCTCATCATGGTTTAGCCCGTCGAAGTCAAGTTGCCATTTCTCCGTTGTTGGATTTCATCTTAATTGAAggggaagatccaaagttttcgtcatagttaaatttcgccccaaaaggctctatgaaagaaatttggtTCTGATTGAAAGGGATAAcgaggacttgcctaatcctatgagttcagattaaaaaaaagggtcaaaatcaaaatataaaaaaaaagaaaaaaaaagaaaaggtgataaaaagaaaaagaaaaggaaaatggagaggccaaagtgaaaacccgcaaagggcaccttgagaccaaaggggatttgagttgaaaacccggaAAGGGCGGCTCAATTATTGATCGGAATGGGGCACGAGGTGATTAGAACAACTCAAATTTTAActagattggggcatgtggcgatcttgctatacctaaaTTATCAGGAAAGAGTAGGCAACATCTtgaggcatcgacagagtactgtagatctctcaaacacatgtcaaactcagaagggtcttcaaaaagtttgtacagacaagttcaagctgcgatatctggggcaccttgtcttcatactatttattttgaatttgttgttcttggaatacttcattcttttccatgatacgcattcccaatcaatttctttatccttctttactatttttgataatttattcctttcgagctatgctcagaaccaattgtattctcatccattgttataccctttttgcaagcatgttgcattggaataatgattaatggactaataaaactttcacaatggaagtttggtatattactctagaagtttctaaataatacaggaacctgaaacagaactattgtttagaacgcaccatgtttaaaggttggaaatctgaaaaggaagagtctaaattaggactttctctttggattttgttgttaaaaacattgattgaacaaatgACATGatgatgacaaagcttaaataaacaagcaagcaatgatcaccagacaataggaagaggtttcctcagAGAAGAAATTCTTCATCTatgcatgagcctttggtacgataccctgggaatggtgtaaaggaccagagagatttagatcctgtatccttgaattgtgataggagaggatcGAGAAAAAGCATATATTCCTACctttgggttacagtgggagaatgatggtacaaattttgcgccctaatggattgaactttgaggtttacagtagGGGGCAACttgactaaatgtttcttcagaaaagccagccaagcaagaaggcattgtagcacatcagtgttaaagccttaataaacgtcgagcaatgacaacctaagtgggattattctcgaaaaaaaattatgcacacatgtctagttaggagcatttgattcattttatgccatcctaatcattaggcataattaggttcattatacaggtcatgttcccta
This genomic window from Gossypium raimondii isolate GPD5lz chromosome 10, ASM2569854v1, whole genome shotgun sequence contains:
- the LOC105778630 gene encoding uncharacterized protein LOC105778630, whose translation is MHAEAGNGQYEMALGYTACTYAADNLIFMREVVRTIANKHGLLATFVPKYALDDIGSGSHVHLSLWQNGQNVFQASYASSQHGMSKVGEEFMAGVLDHLPSILSFTAPLSNRFILYFLHTCICCT